A single window of Chitinophaga sp. XS-30 DNA harbors:
- a CDS encoding TonB-dependent receptor, producing the protein MKKLLSVIILLCLSIPQLMAQGKAITGKVVDQDGELLIGANIVEKGTSNRAITDATGEFKLTLTGSTGTLQVTYIGYVQQEVVITNQSVLHITLQADATKLSDYVVVGFGTQKKASVVGAISQVNSEDLQRASTPNLSNAIAGRVSGVISVMGSGKPGDDNAQILIRGMATTNTTAPLVLVDGIEREWRQIDPVDIETFSVLKDASATAVYGVRGANGVILITTKRGSKGRPVLSLSTQAAVQQPIRKPEYLGSYDFAMLTNEALTNEGKPVEYTASDLEHYRLGNSPYTHPDNDYYEDFMRKASWQQLTNISVRGGNDVLAYYISANHLHQEGLYKEFPNSRYPTNTVFDRMSFRSNLDFTVNPTLKIGIDLTGRFEERQQPNFGEDLFDKLRRLPPNFQAYINPDGSMGGRSDESRLSPYALLSQFGNRRRNTNVLEGAFTIKQDLGKILKGLSFRTLIGFNSSYESRRDIVEKPQLFEYNRFGMYTLNKSQTELSISTGKGPGSRRQSFEGALNYTNAFGDHAVTGMILYQQIQNFWEAQIPTGYLGWVGRATYGYKNKYLFEVNAGYNGSRQFDPSRRFGFFPAVSLGWVPSEETFWGANSFVNYLKIRGSYGEIGNDQIGNFSYLYEQRYIYAPNEDGWRIYWGENTYSERGIIEGQPGNAFVTWERAQKSNIGFDSRMWNNRISLTADVFSEKRNDILAIPYSVPLVFGMNNPQGSSRRDGQGLPPENIGRVHNKGFDMELGFSDKKGAFDYFIKGNFTYARNVIRRIDEEGKRYDWQKREGKRIGQHFGLTDMGLYSMNDFELDGNGQLLLEGGFPVLKKELPIPSYGVVYPGDIKYKDLNGDGLVDSYDEGAIGKGSVPEFIYGITIGGGYKDFDINVLVQGAGNADMYFREDAVWEFSQLGKVMQHHLGRWNPNDPSSWDNATYPRLHPSENTNNHRKSTYWLYTRNYVRLKNVEIGYSLSKALLSRIRLSTARVFVNGNNLITWDKMMNWDPESGSEIGNSYPQLRTWNLGIKVTL; encoded by the coding sequence ATGAAAAAACTATTATCCGTAATCATACTGCTCTGCCTGTCCATCCCGCAACTGATGGCACAGGGCAAAGCCATCACCGGCAAGGTGGTGGACCAGGATGGCGAGCTGCTCATCGGCGCCAACATCGTGGAAAAAGGCACCTCCAACCGCGCCATCACTGATGCCACGGGCGAGTTCAAACTTACGCTGACCGGCAGTACCGGCACGCTGCAGGTCACCTATATCGGCTACGTTCAGCAGGAAGTGGTCATCACGAACCAGTCCGTACTGCACATCACGCTGCAGGCGGATGCCACCAAACTGAGCGACTACGTGGTCGTTGGTTTCGGTACACAAAAGAAAGCCAGCGTAGTAGGCGCTATCTCCCAGGTGAATTCAGAAGACCTGCAACGCGCTTCCACGCCCAACCTGTCCAACGCTATCGCGGGCCGCGTGTCCGGTGTGATCAGCGTAATGGGTTCCGGTAAACCGGGGGATGACAATGCGCAGATCCTCATCCGCGGCATGGCTACCACCAACACTACCGCGCCGCTTGTGCTGGTAGATGGTATTGAAAGGGAATGGCGGCAGATAGACCCGGTGGACATCGAGACCTTCTCCGTACTGAAAGATGCTTCCGCTACTGCTGTGTACGGTGTGCGCGGTGCGAACGGCGTGATCCTCATCACCACCAAACGCGGCAGCAAAGGCCGGCCGGTATTGAGCTTGTCTACCCAGGCCGCCGTACAGCAACCGATCCGCAAACCGGAATACCTCGGCTCGTATGATTTTGCCATGCTCACCAACGAGGCATTGACCAACGAAGGCAAACCGGTAGAATATACGGCAAGCGACCTGGAGCATTACCGCCTCGGCAACTCTCCCTACACGCACCCTGATAATGATTACTATGAAGACTTCATGCGCAAGGCTTCCTGGCAGCAATTGACGAACATCAGCGTACGCGGCGGCAATGATGTGCTGGCGTATTACATCTCCGCCAACCATCTGCACCAGGAAGGGCTGTACAAGGAATTCCCGAACAGCCGCTATCCGACCAACACCGTCTTCGACCGTATGAGCTTCCGCTCCAACCTGGATTTTACCGTGAACCCTACCCTGAAGATCGGCATCGATCTGACGGGCCGCTTCGAAGAAAGACAGCAGCCGAATTTCGGGGAAGACCTGTTCGACAAGCTGAGAAGGCTGCCGCCCAACTTCCAGGCTTATATCAATCCTGATGGCTCCATGGGCGGCCGTTCCGACGAAAGCCGCCTTTCTCCCTACGCCCTCCTGTCGCAATTCGGCAACCGCCGCCGCAACACCAATGTGCTGGAAGGCGCTTTCACCATTAAACAGGATCTGGGCAAAATACTGAAAGGCCTCTCCTTCCGCACCCTCATCGGTTTCAACAGCAGCTACGAATCCCGCCGGGATATTGTGGAGAAACCGCAACTATTCGAATACAACCGCTTCGGCATGTACACGCTGAACAAATCCCAGACCGAGCTGTCCATTTCCACCGGCAAAGGCCCGGGCAGCAGAAGGCAGTCATTCGAAGGCGCGCTCAACTATACCAATGCTTTCGGTGACCATGCGGTAACCGGCATGATCCTCTACCAGCAGATCCAGAACTTCTGGGAAGCGCAGATCCCCACAGGGTACCTGGGCTGGGTAGGCCGCGCTACCTACGGCTACAAGAACAAATACCTGTTCGAAGTGAACGCCGGTTACAACGGTTCCCGTCAATTCGATCCCAGCCGCCGTTTCGGTTTCTTCCCCGCCGTTTCACTGGGCTGGGTGCCTTCAGAGGAAACTTTCTGGGGCGCCAACAGCTTCGTGAATTACCTGAAGATCAGGGGCTCCTACGGAGAGATCGGCAACGACCAGATCGGCAACTTCAGCTATCTCTATGAGCAGCGCTACATCTATGCGCCGAATGAAGACGGCTGGAGGATATACTGGGGCGAGAACACCTATTCCGAAAGGGGCATCATCGAAGGCCAGCCGGGCAATGCATTCGTGACATGGGAAAGGGCCCAAAAATCCAATATCGGTTTTGACTCGCGGATGTGGAACAACCGCATCAGCCTGACGGCGGATGTATTCTCCGAAAAACGCAACGATATCCTCGCCATTCCCTATTCCGTTCCCTTGGTGTTCGGCATGAACAACCCGCAGGGTTCCAGCAGAAGGGACGGTCAGGGCCTGCCGCCCGAAAATATCGGCCGTGTGCATAACAAGGGCTTTGATATGGAACTGGGCTTCAGCGACAAAAAAGGCGCATTCGACTATTTCATCAAAGGCAACTTCACCTACGCCCGCAACGTGATCCGGCGGATAGACGAAGAAGGCAAACGGTATGACTGGCAGAAAAGAGAAGGCAAACGCATCGGCCAGCACTTCGGCCTGACGGACATGGGCCTCTATTCCATGAATGATTTTGAGCTGGACGGCAATGGACAGCTTCTGCTGGAAGGCGGTTTCCCCGTGCTCAAAAAAGAACTGCCCATCCCCTCCTACGGCGTGGTATATCCCGGTGATATCAAATACAAGGACCTGAACGGCGATGGCCTGGTGGACAGCTACGACGAAGGCGCGATCGGCAAAGGCAGCGTACCGGAATTCATCTATGGCATTACCATAGGCGGCGGCTACAAGGATTTCGACATCAATGTGCTGGTACAGGGCGCGGGCAATGCGGATATGTACTTCCGCGAAGATGCTGTATGGGAATTCAGCCAGCTGGGCAAAGTGATGCAACATCACCTCGGCCGCTGGAACCCCAATGACCCCTCTTCATGGGACAATGCCACCTATCCCCGGCTTCACCCTTCAGAGAATACGAACAATCACCGCAAATCTACCTACTGGCTGTACACCAGGAACTATGTGCGCCTGAAGAACGTGGAGATCGGTTATAGTCTCTCCAAAGCCCTGCTGTCAAGGATCAGGCTGTCCACCGCCCGGGTGTTCGTAAATGGCAACAACCTCATCACCTGGGATAAAATGATGAACTGGGACCCCGAATCCGGCAGTGAGATCGGCAATTCCTATCCGCAGCTGCGGACCTGGAACCTGGGTATAAAAGTAACCTTGTAA
- the atpB gene encoding F0F1 ATP synthase subunit A: MISLNRFKYKLVALITVFSIAVSGAFASGNEGHGPHAEGGHEEKKGFNAKEVILGHVKDAHDWHLLSIGDLHVTMPLPVIIYNEERGLSVFSSSRFHHGHEAYDGYRLVNAHYLEEKGLNAKAYTDGSIIAVDAQGNPTGEKIYDLSMTKNITSMLVAAILLIIIMLNVAKSYRIRGHRQAPKGLQSLIEPVIIFMRDEVVKPNIPGKKADKYVPFILTIFFFILINNLLGLLPGSANVTGNIAVTAALALISFVVMMASTNKHFWAHIFNPPVPGGVKVILAPVELIGVFTKPISLMIRLFANILAGHIIILSIISLVFIFGSLNKVAGYGFLPITIAFNIVMMLLELLVAFIQAFIFANLTAVFIGQAMEHQHDEHHH, from the coding sequence GTGATTTCCTTGAATCGGTTCAAATATAAGCTGGTAGCCCTGATAACAGTTTTTTCCATAGCTGTTTCGGGAGCATTTGCTTCAGGCAATGAAGGCCATGGTCCTCATGCTGAAGGCGGACATGAAGAAAAGAAAGGGTTTAATGCGAAGGAAGTGATCCTTGGCCACGTAAAGGATGCCCATGACTGGCACCTGCTGAGCATTGGCGATCTGCATGTGACCATGCCGCTGCCGGTGATCATTTATAACGAGGAACGCGGTCTTTCCGTATTCTCCTCTTCCAGGTTCCATCACGGTCATGAAGCGTATGACGGGTATCGGCTCGTGAATGCGCATTACCTGGAAGAAAAGGGCCTGAACGCAAAGGCGTATACGGACGGCAGCATTATTGCAGTAGACGCCCAGGGCAACCCCACCGGCGAGAAGATCTACGATCTGTCCATGACCAAGAACATTACTTCCATGCTGGTAGCAGCCATTCTGCTGATCATCATTATGCTGAATGTAGCGAAGAGCTATCGCATCCGCGGTCACCGCCAGGCCCCCAAAGGCCTGCAAAGCCTCATCGAACCGGTGATCATCTTCATGCGCGATGAAGTGGTGAAACCCAATATCCCCGGCAAAAAAGCAGATAAATACGTACCTTTTATACTTACCATCTTTTTCTTCATCCTGATCAACAACCTGCTGGGCCTGTTGCCCGGTTCCGCGAACGTAACCGGTAATATCGCCGTTACAGCCGCTCTGGCGCTGATCAGTTTTGTAGTGATGATGGCAAGCACCAACAAGCATTTCTGGGCCCACATCTTCAACCCTCCGGTTCCGGGCGGTGTGAAAGTGATCCTGGCGCCGGTGGAGCTGATCGGTGTATTCACCAAGCCGATCTCCCTGATGATAAGGTTGTTCGCCAACATCCTGGCAGGCCACATTATCATCCTGAGCATCATTTCACTGGTATTTATTTTCGGTTCCCTGAATAAAGTGGCCGGTTACGGATTTTTACCGATCACTATTGCCTTTAATATCGTGATGATGCTGCTGGAACTGCTGGTAGCGTTCATCCAGGCGTTCATCTTTGCGAATCTGACAGCAGTGTTCATCGGCCAGGCCATGGAGCATCAGCATGATGAGCACCATCACTAA
- the atpA gene encoding F0F1 ATP synthase subunit alpha — translation MVDIKPDEISAILRQQLSNFNASAELEEVGTVLSVGDGIARVYGLNNVRSGELVEFEDGVRAIVLNLEEDNVGVVLMGDAKGIKEGSTVRRTGQIASINVGEGLIGRVVNTLGTPIDGKGPITGELYEMPLERKAPGVIFREPVKEPLQTGIKAIDAMIPIGRGQRELVIGDRQTGKTAICIDTIINQKEFYDAGKPVYCIYVAIGQKASTIAGVMKTLQDNGAMAYTTIVAASASEPAPLQFYAPFAGAAIGEFFRDTGRPALIIYDDLSKQAVAYREVSLLLRRPPGREAYPGDVFYLHSRLLERAAKIISKDEIAQQMNDLPDSIKHLVKGGGSLTALPIIETQAGDVSAYIPTNVISITDGQIFLEGNLFNAGIRPAINVGISVSRVGGNAQIKSMKKVAGTLKLDQAQYREMEAFSKFGGDLDAATKSVLDKGARNVEILKQAQSSPFSVEKQVAVIYLGTNGLMREVPVKNIRAFEEAFLHEMEVRLPDVLAEFKKGNLPEDGLKRMVALADELKPRFA, via the coding sequence ATGGTTGACATTAAGCCAGATGAAATTTCGGCGATATTACGCCAGCAACTCAGCAACTTCAACGCCTCCGCGGAGTTGGAAGAAGTAGGTACCGTGTTGTCTGTAGGTGATGGTATCGCGCGTGTATATGGACTGAACAACGTTCGCTCCGGTGAACTGGTGGAATTTGAGGACGGTGTAAGAGCGATCGTACTGAACCTTGAGGAAGACAATGTGGGCGTGGTATTGATGGGAGATGCCAAAGGCATCAAGGAAGGCAGCACTGTACGCCGTACCGGCCAGATCGCCTCTATCAATGTAGGTGAAGGGCTGATCGGGCGTGTTGTGAACACCCTCGGTACCCCCATCGATGGTAAGGGCCCCATTACCGGAGAGCTGTATGAAATGCCCCTGGAGCGTAAAGCACCGGGCGTTATCTTCCGTGAGCCGGTAAAGGAACCGCTGCAGACCGGTATCAAGGCTATCGATGCCATGATCCCCATCGGCCGCGGCCAGCGTGAGCTGGTGATCGGTGACCGCCAGACCGGGAAGACCGCCATCTGTATTGACACCATCATCAACCAGAAAGAATTTTACGATGCCGGTAAACCCGTGTATTGCATATATGTAGCCATCGGCCAGAAAGCCTCCACCATTGCAGGTGTGATGAAAACCCTGCAGGACAATGGTGCTATGGCCTACACCACCATCGTGGCCGCTTCCGCATCCGAGCCCGCTCCGCTGCAGTTCTACGCTCCGTTCGCAGGCGCTGCCATCGGCGAGTTCTTCCGCGACACCGGCCGTCCGGCGCTGATCATCTATGATGACCTGTCCAAACAAGCCGTAGCATACCGTGAGGTATCCCTGCTGCTGCGCCGCCCGCCCGGCCGTGAAGCTTATCCCGGTGACGTATTTTACCTGCACAGCCGCCTCCTGGAGCGCGCCGCGAAGATCATCTCCAAAGACGAGATCGCACAGCAGATGAACGACCTGCCCGATTCCATCAAACACCTCGTAAAAGGCGGTGGTTCCCTGACGGCTTTGCCGATCATCGAAACACAGGCCGGTGACGTATCCGCATACATTCCCACAAACGTGATCTCTATCACCGACGGACAGATCTTCCTGGAAGGCAACCTGTTCAACGCCGGTATCCGTCCCGCCATCAACGTAGGTATCTCCGTGAGCCGCGTAGGTGGTAACGCACAGATCAAGTCCATGAAGAAAGTGGCCGGTACGCTGAAACTGGACCAGGCGCAATACCGCGAAATGGAGGCCTTCTCCAAATTCGGCGGTGACCTGGACGCGGCTACCAAATCCGTACTGGACAAAGGCGCCCGTAACGTGGAGATCCTGAAACAGGCGCAATCAAGCCCCTTCTCCGTAGAGAAACAGGTAGCTGTGATCTATCTCGGTACAAATGGACTGATGCGCGAAGTGCCGGTGAAAAATATCAGGGCATTCGAAGAAGCCTTCCTGCATGAAATGGAAGTAAGGCTGCCCGATGTACTGGCTGAATTCAAAAAAGGCAATCTGCCCGAAGATGGCCTGAAAAGAATGGTGGCCCTGGCCGATGAGCTGAAGCCCCGCTTTGCATAA
- a CDS encoding RagB/SusD family nutrient uptake outer membrane protein has product MKKLTYFLLLLMLASCTKDGAGLLDKAESGDLNEERVFTNSRYTKEFLTDIYRRIPYGWDNNVYLDACTDDGESRPWWGWVNSVHVGAYNPTSMPDKFKRWADYYAAIRACNLFLSKIDGAPLDPEQYMSSEEVRERLKYEAVCLRAFFYAELVRWYGGVPVITKVLTRESPELYTARATLAEVQQFILDECDTAAAHLPARQTGIDFMRVTSGVAKAIKARLLLHLASPLFNNTTSGQASPWAWGGYDANRWKTAADAAKAVMDHTDENGGQVYSLVVRTEPANYFGTRVTYPGSMDAMGWFNVFITRVNTEYILGYGRKGLTNELDKWQLPGAMQRAGDASYTLPTFNYAACFETREGYPVYQTDEYGVPLLDGNGQFIVNPASGFDPQQPYENRDSRFYHSLWYNGSKFGGATFNTWRGEDGSFGQEFLNGYGHTGLFLRKFMDPKNISLNNGVTGQTSHNFPVYRYVEVLLNYAEAMNEYLPDGAARTEVHQVLDLIRARADMPDMATTFARNGWDVNNQQHVRKFIRNERRIELAFEEHRFFDIRRWLIGEQTQKVVYEHDVLKRLDGSFLYTVKVWERRVFESRHNLLPIPQSEVNNNPNMQQNPGW; this is encoded by the coding sequence ATGAAAAAACTCACATACTTCCTCCTGCTGCTGATGCTGGCATCCTGTACCAAAGACGGTGCGGGGCTGCTGGACAAGGCTGAATCAGGAGACCTGAACGAGGAACGTGTATTCACCAATTCCAGATACACCAAGGAGTTCCTGACCGATATCTACCGCCGTATCCCCTACGGCTGGGATAACAACGTATATCTCGATGCCTGCACGGACGATGGTGAATCCCGTCCCTGGTGGGGCTGGGTAAACTCCGTGCATGTGGGCGCATACAATCCCACCAGCATGCCGGACAAGTTCAAGCGCTGGGCCGATTATTATGCCGCCATCCGTGCCTGCAATCTCTTCCTCAGCAAGATCGACGGTGCGCCGCTGGACCCGGAGCAATATATGAGCTCCGAAGAAGTAAGGGAGCGCCTGAAATATGAGGCCGTATGCCTGCGCGCTTTCTTCTACGCAGAGCTGGTACGCTGGTATGGCGGTGTGCCCGTCATCACCAAAGTGCTGACCCGCGAATCCCCCGAATTGTACACCGCGCGCGCCACACTGGCGGAAGTGCAGCAGTTCATCCTGGATGAGTGCGACACCGCCGCCGCTCACCTGCCTGCCCGCCAGACGGGTATCGACTTCATGCGGGTGACCAGCGGCGTGGCAAAGGCCATCAAGGCAAGGCTGCTCCTGCACCTGGCCAGCCCGCTGTTCAACAACACCACTTCCGGCCAGGCCAGCCCCTGGGCATGGGGCGGCTACGATGCCAACCGCTGGAAAACAGCGGCTGATGCGGCCAAAGCTGTGATGGACCATACAGACGAGAACGGCGGCCAGGTGTACAGCCTGGTAGTCAGAACAGAACCCGCCAACTATTTCGGCACCAGGGTCACCTATCCCGGTTCCATGGATGCCATGGGATGGTTCAATGTGTTCATCACCCGTGTAAATACGGAATACATCCTGGGGTATGGCAGAAAGGGCCTCACCAATGAGCTGGACAAATGGCAGCTGCCCGGCGCCATGCAACGCGCAGGCGACGCTTCTTACACGCTGCCGACCTTCAACTATGCCGCCTGCTTCGAGACCAGGGAAGGTTACCCCGTTTACCAGACCGATGAATACGGCGTTCCCCTGCTGGACGGCAACGGGCAGTTCATCGTGAACCCCGCTTCCGGCTTCGATCCGCAGCAACCATACGAGAACAGGGACTCCCGTTTCTACCACTCGCTCTGGTACAACGGCTCCAAATTCGGCGGCGCTACCTTCAACACCTGGCGCGGTGAGGATGGTTCCTTCGGACAGGAGTTCCTGAACGGTTATGGTCACACCGGCCTGTTCCTCCGCAAGTTCATGGACCCGAAGAACATTTCCCTGAACAACGGCGTTACCGGGCAGACCAGTCATAACTTCCCGGTGTACCGTTATGTGGAAGTGCTGCTGAACTATGCCGAGGCGATGAATGAATACCTGCCGGACGGGGCTGCCCGTACGGAAGTGCATCAGGTGCTCGACCTGATCAGGGCCCGCGCGGATATGCCGGACATGGCCACCACCTTTGCCCGTAACGGCTGGGATGTGAATAACCAGCAGCATGTGCGCAAGTTCATCCGCAACGAACGCAGGATAGAACTGGCCTTCGAAGAACACCGCTTCTTCGATATCCGCCGCTGGCTCATTGGGGAGCAAACACAGAAAGTGGTGTATGAGCACGATGTGCTCAAACGGCTGGACGGCTCTTTCCTGTACACCGTCAAGGTTTGGGAGAGAAGGGTATTCGAGTCCCGCCACAACCTGCTGCCCATCCCGCAGTCTGAAGTGAACAATAATCCGAACATGCAGCAAAACCCCGGCTGGTAA
- the atpF gene encoding F0F1 ATP synthase subunit B: protein MDLLQPALGLFFISLLIFIIVFLILKKFAWKPILSTLKEREDSISDSIATAERVKEEMAQMKAEHEHVLAEAKAERSLILKEAKEAKEKIISEAKAQAQAEAKKIIQDASVAIENQKMAALTDVKNQVGTLVIEVAEKVLRKELSDKQNQEAYIRQLAEEIKMN, encoded by the coding sequence ATGGATTTGTTGCAACCGGCGTTAGGCCTGTTTTTCATTTCATTACTTATCTTCATCATCGTTTTCCTCATCCTGAAGAAGTTCGCGTGGAAACCGATCCTGTCCACACTGAAAGAAAGGGAAGATTCCATTTCTGACTCCATTGCCACAGCCGAGCGGGTGAAAGAGGAAATGGCGCAGATGAAAGCAGAGCACGAACATGTACTGGCCGAAGCGAAAGCCGAGCGCAGCCTCATCTTGAAAGAAGCAAAAGAAGCCAAGGAAAAGATCATCAGCGAAGCCAAGGCGCAGGCCCAGGCAGAAGCCAAAAAGATCATCCAGGACGCTTCCGTAGCCATCGAGAACCAGAAAATGGCGGCCCTTACCGATGTGAAGAACCAGGTAGGCACCCTCGTGATAGAAGTAGCGGAGAAAGTATTGCGCAAAGAACTGTCTGACAAGCAGAACCAGGAAGCTTACATCAGGCAACTGGCTGAGGAAATAAAAATGAATTAA
- the atpE gene encoding ATP synthase F0 subunit C: MALLTVLMQATEAASTGLAQAGGAIGAGIAAIAAGIGVGNIGKSALESIARQPEAANDIRANMILAAALVEGVALFGVIAGLLAVVL; encoded by the coding sequence ATGGCACTTTTAACTGTTTTAATGCAGGCTACTGAAGCTGCTTCTACGGGTCTGGCACAAGCCGGTGGCGCTATCGGTGCTGGTATCGCTGCTATCGCAGCCGGTATCGGTGTAGGTAACATCGGCAAGAGCGCGCTGGAATCCATCGCCCGTCAGCCTGAAGCGGCTAATGACATCCGTGCAAACATGATCCTCGCTGCGGCGCTGGTAGAGGGCGTTGCCCTGTTCGGCGTTATCGCTGGTCTGCTTGCAGTAGTTCTGTAA
- the atpH gene encoding ATP synthase F1 subunit delta, which translates to MQNPRLASRYAKSLKDLAVERDQLEAVHSDMLLLKAITRSNADVVVLLRSPVIKADKKIKILGAILDGKISAITTGFIRLLNTKGRESLLPEIAVEFEKQYNILKNITRVKLTSAAPLEAGQLNMIREKVEASAGRKVEIETAVNPDLIGGFVLETGNELFDASIQRDLKDIKKQFLKNIYVPELR; encoded by the coding sequence ATGCAGAATCCCCGTTTAGCATCCAGGTACGCTAAGTCGCTGAAAGACCTTGCAGTGGAGAGAGATCAGCTGGAAGCCGTACATAGCGATATGTTGCTGCTGAAGGCCATCACCCGCAGCAATGCGGACGTGGTAGTCCTGCTGAGAAGCCCGGTGATCAAAGCCGATAAAAAGATCAAGATCCTCGGCGCCATCCTCGACGGCAAGATCAGTGCCATCACCACCGGTTTCATCCGCCTGCTCAATACCAAGGGCCGCGAAAGCCTGCTGCCGGAAATAGCTGTAGAGTTTGAAAAGCAATACAACATACTGAAGAATATTACCCGTGTGAAACTCACCTCCGCCGCTCCCCTGGAAGCCGGCCAGCTGAACATGATCCGGGAAAAAGTAGAAGCTTCGGCAGGCCGCAAGGTAGAGATCGAAACAGCCGTAAACCCCGATCTGATCGGCGGTTTTGTACTGGAGACCGGTAACGAGCTGTTCGATGCATCCATACAGCGTGATCTGAAAGACATCAAAAAACAGTTCCTTAAAAATATTTACGTACCTGAGCTCAGGTAG
- a CDS encoding RagB/SusD family nutrient uptake outer membrane protein produces MKKCTIIISSALCIAAASCRKPLFVVPVEFKSAEYVFSDSARAELFINNAYTDLPADVSGSFNWLEGNAMLASATDEAAHVSTNQTVQSAAQRMSAGNWNPSNMRYWRNSDGAGEIGSWMKYGGYHGNRKANTALKNLHLLPLTSSERFRKRMVGEAHFLRALHHWFLFQRWGGIPIVDRSFEASEDVLIPRNSVRSVVDFIVAECDKAYALLPDEPYNQPTEVGRADRGSCLALKAKVLLYAASPLYNRAGEDSLTSYGNVDATRWEPAAKAAQDLVDLNWYQLYTPGANGRTNYASFFNAWGAGNTNRELIFARLRTPNRDTENDNFPAGFTNARGGTCPSQDLVDAYEMEDGTLFNWNDPAHAGAPYTGRDPRFYASIIHNGAHFARFANASNYTFQLFEGGVNASGNAKSKTGYYLNKFMDYANVNPVNNSGSAYHNWVYFRYAEVLLNLAEAGNEAGGPAYTVPGAGNALTPVQALNLVRARAGMPDIETSFARRGQALTKETLREQIRNERRIELAFEDHRYFDVRRWMIIETLPEFIRGMVITRDPGGNLTYNPDVRVEDKVFESKHYFFPIPQIEMNRNPNMRQNPDWQ; encoded by the coding sequence ATGAAAAAATGTACTATCATCATATCCTCCGCGCTATGCATTGCAGCCGCCTCCTGCAGGAAGCCGCTTTTCGTGGTGCCGGTGGAATTCAAATCCGCCGAGTACGTATTCTCGGACTCTGCGCGGGCGGAACTGTTCATCAATAATGCTTATACAGACCTCCCGGCTGATGTATCCGGTTCTTTTAACTGGCTGGAAGGAAATGCCATGCTGGCTTCCGCAACAGACGAGGCTGCGCATGTGTCCACCAACCAGACCGTTCAATCCGCTGCGCAGCGCATGAGCGCCGGCAACTGGAACCCCTCCAACATGCGTTACTGGCGCAACAGCGACGGTGCGGGCGAGATCGGTTCCTGGATGAAATACGGCGGCTATCACGGTAACCGGAAGGCCAATACGGCGCTGAAAAACCTGCACCTGCTGCCCCTTACTTCCAGCGAACGCTTCCGGAAACGTATGGTGGGCGAAGCACACTTTCTCCGCGCCCTGCACCACTGGTTCCTGTTCCAGCGCTGGGGCGGCATTCCTATAGTAGACCGTTCTTTCGAAGCCAGCGAAGATGTGCTGATCCCCCGTAATTCGGTGCGGTCCGTCGTGGATTTCATTGTTGCCGAATGCGATAAAGCTTATGCGCTATTGCCTGATGAACCCTACAATCAACCGACGGAAGTAGGCCGCGCGGACCGTGGCAGCTGCCTTGCCCTGAAAGCCAAGGTATTGCTCTACGCCGCCAGCCCCCTTTATAACCGCGCCGGCGAAGATTCCCTGACCTCCTACGGCAATGTGGACGCCACCCGCTGGGAACCGGCCGCCAAGGCGGCGCAGGACCTGGTAGACCTGAACTGGTATCAGCTTTACACCCCCGGTGCCAACGGCCGGACGAATTACGCCTCCTTCTTCAACGCCTGGGGAGCAGGCAATACCAACCGCGAACTGATCTTCGCGCGCCTCCGCACGCCTAACCGCGATACGGAAAACGACAACTTCCCCGCAGGCTTCACCAATGCCCGCGGCGGTACCTGCCCCTCCCAGGACCTGGTAGATGCCTACGAAATGGAAGACGGTACCCTGTTCAACTGGAACGATCCGGCGCATGCCGGCGCGCCGTACACCGGGAGAGATCCCCGCTTTTATGCCAGCATCATTCACAACGGCGCCCATTTTGCCCGTTTTGCGAATGCTTCCAATTACACCTTCCAGCTGTTCGAAGGCGGTGTGAATGCCTCGGGCAATGCCAAATCCAAAACAGGTTACTACCTGAACAAATTCATGGATTACGCCAACGTAAACCCCGTGAACAACAGCGGTTCCGCTTATCACAACTGGGTATATTTCCGGTATGCGGAAGTATTGCTGAACCTTGCCGAAGCTGGCAACGAGGCAGGCGGGCCGGCTTACACCGTTCCCGGCGCCGGCAATGCTCTGACACCGGTACAGGCCCTGAATCTGGTGAGAGCACGCGCCGGCATGCCCGATATCGAAACCTCCTTCGCACGGCGGGGCCAGGCCCTGACGAAAGAAACGCTCCGCGAGCAGATCCGCAACGAACGCCGCATAGAGCTGGCTTTTGAAGATCACCGCTACTTCGATGTACGCCGCTGGATGATCATCGAAACATTGCCGGAATTTATCCGCGGCATGGTGATCACCAGGGACCCGGGCGGCAACCTGACCTACAACCCGGATGTACGCGTGGAGGACAAGGTGTTCGAATCCAAACACTACTTCTTCCCCATCCCGCAAATAGAAATGAACCGCAATCCCAACATGCGCCAGAATCCGGATTGGCAATAA